GAAAACCCAGATGAAATAATTGAAATAATGGATAAGGAGTTTTCTAATCCAGAATTGAAAAGCGAAAAGGATTTTATTGAATATAATAAATTTTAAGCAGAAAAGATAAAAGAACGTACATTATATCCTATAGTAGAACTAGGAAACATAAACCAATATAGGTGGAAAGATATGCATGAAAATTTAATGAAATTAGAACTTATACATAATCCAATAAATTTAGAGGAGTTTATATTTGATTACGAGAATATAATATTAGAAAGAAATAAAGTAGCTACAAAGAGAATTATCAAATCTTTACTCCTTATCCTCGCATTAGTTATAGTATTTTTTATTATAAATATTTCTAAAAAAAATAAAAGACTTAAAAAAGAACTAGAAGAGAATAAAAGAAAAGAAGCATTAATAATACATCAAGCAAGACATGCAGCTATGGGGGAAATGATAGGAAATATAGCCCACCAATGGAGACAGCCATTAAATAATTTAAATTTAATTTTATCTAATATGCAAGATAGTTATGATTATGACGATTTAGATTCGGAGTATCTTAATTCTTCAATTGAAAGAAGCCATTTACTAATAATGCAAATGTCACAGACTATTGACGATTTTCGAAATTTTCTAAAACCAGGAAATGAGAAAGAAAATTTTTACATATTGGATAGTGTAAAGTTAGCTTTAAATATTTTAGAGGAAAATATAAGGTTTCAAAATATAAAATTAATATTAGAAGAGAATAATATTTTATTAGGTTATGGTTATAAAAACCAATGTTCTCAAGTAATATTTAATATAGTGAATAATTCTATAGATGCATTATCCAAATCTAATAGAAATAATAAGATAATAAGGATTTTAATATATGAAGCCGAAGGTATGTCAATTTGTGAAATCATTGATAATGCTGGTGGAATCAATGATGAGGTAAGTGAAAAAATATTTAATCCTTATTTTACTACTAAAACTACATCTAAGGGTACAGGGTTAGGTTTATACATGTCTAAAACTATTATAAATAATATGGGAGGAAAGATTAGGTGGAAAAATACTAAAGAAGGTGTTTCCATGAGTTTGATAATTCCTAAAGGGAGGTCAGGACATGGAGGAAATAAAATCTAATGCAGTCTTAAATAACATGAAAGTATTATTGGTTGAAGATGATAGGTTTACTCGAAGGGAGTTAGAAAGGTTTTTAAAAAGGAAAGTGGGAAAACTTTTGTTAGCTAGTAGTGGATTTGAAGGGTTAAATATTTTAGATGAAGATGAAGTAGATATAGTAATAACGGATTTAAAAATGTCTAATATGGATGGCTTAGAAATGGTTAAAAAGTCTAGACAAAATGGATATCAAGGGCCAGTTATAATTATTTCAGCATATTCAGATAGTGACACAATTTTAAGGGCAGTAGACATAGGAATTGTAAAATATCTAGTCAAGCCTATCGATACAGAACAAATGGTAGATACTATGGAGAGCTTATCTAAAGAAATATTGCAAAATAAATATGAAAAATTAGTTTTAAATGATTTTATAGTAGACAGAGAAGGAAAAAAAGAAATGGAAAATGAAATAGGTAGAAAAGTAGCCTATTTCTTAAAAAGCTATACAGGAAAAGGGCCTAGAAATATAAGTATATTTATTCAGGGAAATGAAATAAAAGTAAAGTCAGAAGATGTTTTAACTACTATAGAGACAAATATGATTTCAAATAATAGAAATTATAGTCTTGTAGATTACAACAGACAATTATTTTACATGGAAAATAAAGAGGTTTTAGAGAAAACAATTGAAGAAATTGTCGATTCAAAGACTCAACTAGTAGAGGCGTATTGCAGTTCCTATGATAATTTAGATTTTTTAAAATTTTCTATTATATAGATTAGTTTTAAATATTATTTTATTATTATGCTAAATTAAAGCTAAAATAGATGCATTCAAGATGTAGACTATTCTAGAGTTAATTAATATAAAAATTAAAAAACTGACAAGATTTAAAGATAACTTTATGAGTTAAGCTTTAATAGGTCAGCTTAGAAGAATAAACAATTCTTTTAAGCTGACCTATTTTTTGTACTAGAAAGTAACAGGTTAAAGGGGAGATGGAAAGTTGATTTTCATAAGAGAATATTCAGCACCTGAAAGTATTGGAGAAGCATATGATTTGCTAATGGAAAAGAAAAAGAATGTAATATTAGGAGGTGGAGCATTTATTAGAATGAGTTCAAAAAATATTCCAAACATTATAGATTTATCAAAAGCAAAACTAGATTATATTACTGAAGAGGAAAGCGTATTTAATATAGGGGCTATGACTACCTTTGGTGATATAGAACATTCAAAAGTACTAGGAACCTATTTTAATAATGTTCTAGAAAAATCTATTAGAGAAATTGTAGGTATTCAATTAAGAAATATTGTTACAGTTGGAGGAACTGTTTATTCAAGGTATGGATTTTCTGACTTGATAACTGGATTACTGGCTCTAGACACAAAGGTGAATCTATATAGTCAAGGCAGTTTGTCATTAGAAGAGTTTTTAAAAGAAGGATCTAAAGAAAAAGATATTTTGGAAAGTATAACTATTAAAAAGGATGGAAGAAAAGCAAATTTTTTATCTATGAGAAACTCTACAGGAGATTATGCGATTTTAAATGTAGCAGTTTCAGTTTTAGAAGGAAAACATAAAATTGCAGTAGGTGCTAGGCCGGGTAGAGGAATTTTAGCAACTAATGCAATGAAATTTTTAGATGAAAATGGTATTACAGAGAAAAACGCTGAAGAAGCAGGAAAGATGGTTTCAAATGAATTAACTTTTGGAACTAATTCTAGGGGAAGTATGGAGTATAGAAAGCATGTATCTAGTGTTTTAGTAAAAAAGGCATTGTTGGAGGTGGAAAGTTATGAAGATTAAAATGAAAGTTAATGGGATAAAAAAAGTTTTTAATATATTCCCTGATGAATATTTAGTTGATACCTTAAGGAATAACGACTATACCAGTGTAAAAAGAGGGTGTGATACAGGGGTTTGTGGGGCATGTACAGTTCATATGGATGGAAAAGCTATTTTGTCCTGTGTAATGCTTTCAGCTAAAGCAGATGGGCATGAGATAACAACTATTGAAGGCGTAGGAAAAGAGGGAAGAAAAGTAGGAGAATATTTAGTAAGAGAAGGAGTGGAACAGTGTGGATATTGTAGTACTGGACTTATAATGAATATTTTATACTTGGAAAAATGCCTAAATAAGCCAACAGATGAAGAAATTCTCCATTATTTAAGTGGCAATTTATGTAGGTGCACAGGTTATACTGGCCAGTTACGAGCCATTAAAAAGTATTTTGAGGTGAAAAACTATGAAAATAGTAAATAAATCTTTTTCTAAAATTGATGGTTACGGTTTAGTAGAGGGAAAACCTTTATATACAGATGATTTAGCTTCTAAAGATTCATTAATAGTAAAAGTATTAAGAAGTCCCCATGCTTTCGCAAAGATTAAAAATATTAATACTAAAATTGCTGAAAAAGTTCCAGGAGTGGAATGTATATTAACTTATAAGGATATAGACAGAAAGCCTTTTACAAGAGCAGGACAATGTTATCCAGAGTTGTCTCCCTATGACAAGTTTATATTAGATGAATATGTAAGACATGTAGGAGATGAAGTCGCTATAATAGCTGCAGATACTGAAAAGATTGCTATGAAAGCTATGAAACTTATAAAGGTAGAATATGAAATATTAGAGCCAGTATTAGATTTTGAAAAGGCAGATAGTCATAAAACTTTAGTTCATCCTGAAGATGATATCTTTGCATTGATGGATGTAGGTTTTGATAGAGAGAGAAATATTGCATGTCAAACAGATTTTGAGTTGGGAGATGTGGAAAAAGTTTTAAAAGAATGTGAGGTAATTATTAAAAAAAATTATAGTAGTCAAGCACAAGCCCAAGGCATGATGGAATCTCAAAGAGCTTTTACTTATATAGACACCTATGGAAGATTAGTTGTAGTTACATCAACTCAAATTCCTTTCCATTTAAGAAGAATTTTATCAACGGCTTTAGGGATGCCAGAGAGTAAAATAAGAGTTATTAAACCAAGAATAGGAGGAGGGTTTGGTGCTAAACAAACAGCAAATGCTGAATTTTTTCCAGCTCTAATAACTTTGAAAACTGGGAAACCTGCAAAGATTGTTTATTCGAGAAAAGATGTATTCATAGGAACAAATTCTAGACATCAAATGAAATTTCATGTAGTAATAGGTGCTACAAAAGATGGGAGAATAAGAGCTATTGATATGGAAGGTATTTCTGACACCGGGGCATATGGAGAACATTGTCAAACAACTATCGGTGCAGCCGGCAAAAAAGTATTACCTTTATATAACAAGGTGGAGGCCTGTAGGTATTATGGTAAAGCTGTATATACTAACCATGTACCTGGTGCTGCCCTTAGGGGTTTTGGGGTAACCCAAGGAACTTTTGCAATAGAATCAGCTGTAAATGAATTAGCTATTGAATTAGATATGGATCCAACTGAAATACGAAATATAAATATGATAAAACAGGGAGAAACTACTGAACTTTTAAATATGACAACAAAGGATTGGGGAGATAAACCTATGTGCATGGATAGTTGTCTTCTAGAGCATTGCGTATCTAGAGGAAAAGAATTAATTCAATGGGATGAAAAATATCCTAGAAAAAGGATTAGTGATACAAAGGTAAGGGGAATAGGAATGGCTATTGCTCAACAAGGCTCTGGTTTGCCTAAAATTGATATGGCATCTGCTACTTTAAAGTTGAATACTGATGGATTTTTTAGCTTATTAATAGGGGCAACTGATTTAGGCACGGGTAGTGACACTATTATGGCCCAAATAGCTGCAGAAACCCTTGGAGTAGATTTAGATAAAATAATTGTATATTCTTCAGATACAGACTTAACCCCTTTTGACAGTGGGGCCTATGCATCCAGTACTACTTATACTACTGGAAACGCTGTCATAGAATCAGCTGAAAAAATGGTAGACTCAATTATTGAATATGGAGGAAAGCTCTTTAAAGTAAATAAGGAATATATATCTTTTGATGGTAAAAGGATTAAAAATAGGAAAAATGGTGAATGGATTAGTTTAGAGGATTTTTCAAAGAGAATTATCTATAATGAACTCTTTACTCAATTAGTCACAACAGGTTCATTCGTTCCAGAAAAAAATGTACCGCCATATATGTCAGGTTTTGCAGAAGTAGAAGTTGATTTAGAGACTGGAAAAGTAGATGTTATCCATTTTGTTGGAGTTGTAGATTGTGGTACACCAATAAATCCTAAGCTTTCAACTATACAAATAGAAGGTGGGATAACTACAGGAATAGGTCTAGCTTTGTACGAAGAAGTTAAATATAGTAGCTCTGGAAAATTAATCACAGATACATTTATGGAATATAAGCTTCCTACTAGAAAAGATATAGGGAAAGTAACGGTAGAATTGGCTAAGGGCCATGAAAAAACTGGGCCATATGGAGCAAAATCTATAGGTGAAGTAGTTGTAAATCCAGTTGCACCAGCTATAACA
The DNA window shown above is from Tissierellales bacterium and carries:
- a CDS encoding HAMP domain-containing sensor histidine kinase; this translates as MHENLMKLELIHNPINLEEFIFDYENIILERNKVATKRIIKSLLLILALVIVFFIINISKKNKRLKKELEENKRKEALIIHQARHAAMGEMIGNIAHQWRQPLNNLNLILSNMQDSYDYDDLDSEYLNSSIERSHLLIMQMSQTIDDFRNFLKPGNEKENFYILDSVKLALNILEENIRFQNIKLILEENNILLGYGYKNQCSQVIFNIVNNSIDALSKSNRNNKIIRILIYEAEGMSICEIIDNAGGINDEVSEKIFNPYFTTKTTSKGTGLGLYMSKTIINNMGGKIRWKNTKEGVSMSLIIPKGRSGHGGNKI
- a CDS encoding Na-translocating system protein MpsC family protein — its product is MEEIKSNAVLNNMKVLLVEDDRFTRRELERFLKRKVGKLLLASSGFEGLNILDEDEVDIVITDLKMSNMDGLEMVKKSRQNGYQGPVIIISAYSDSDTILRAVDIGIVKYLVKPIDTEQMVDTMESLSKEILQNKYEKLVLNDFIVDREGKKEMENEIGRKVAYFLKSYTGKGPRNISIFIQGNEIKVKSEDVLTTIETNMISNNRNYSLVDYNRQLFYMENKEVLEKTIEEIVDSKTQLVEAYCSSYDNLDFLKFSII
- a CDS encoding FAD binding domain-containing protein, which produces MIFIREYSAPESIGEAYDLLMEKKKNVILGGGAFIRMSSKNIPNIIDLSKAKLDYITEEESVFNIGAMTTFGDIEHSKVLGTYFNNVLEKSIREIVGIQLRNIVTVGGTVYSRYGFSDLITGLLALDTKVNLYSQGSLSLEEFLKEGSKEKDILESITIKKDGRKANFLSMRNSTGDYAILNVAVSVLEGKHKIAVGARPGRGILATNAMKFLDENGITEKNAEEAGKMVSNELTFGTNSRGSMEYRKHVSSVLVKKALLEVESYED
- a CDS encoding (2Fe-2S)-binding protein codes for the protein MKIKMKVNGIKKVFNIFPDEYLVDTLRNNDYTSVKRGCDTGVCGACTVHMDGKAILSCVMLSAKADGHEITTIEGVGKEGRKVGEYLVREGVEQCGYCSTGLIMNILYLEKCLNKPTDEEILHYLSGNLCRCTGYTGQLRAIKKYFEVKNYENSK
- a CDS encoding molybdopterin cofactor-binding domain-containing protein — protein: MKIVNKSFSKIDGYGLVEGKPLYTDDLASKDSLIVKVLRSPHAFAKIKNINTKIAEKVPGVECILTYKDIDRKPFTRAGQCYPELSPYDKFILDEYVRHVGDEVAIIAADTEKIAMKAMKLIKVEYEILEPVLDFEKADSHKTLVHPEDDIFALMDVGFDRERNIACQTDFELGDVEKVLKECEVIIKKNYSSQAQAQGMMESQRAFTYIDTYGRLVVVTSTQIPFHLRRILSTALGMPESKIRVIKPRIGGGFGAKQTANAEFFPALITLKTGKPAKIVYSRKDVFIGTNSRHQMKFHVVIGATKDGRIRAIDMEGISDTGAYGEHCQTTIGAAGKKVLPLYNKVEACRYYGKAVYTNHVPGAALRGFGVTQGTFAIESAVNELAIELDMDPTEIRNINMIKQGETTELLNMTTKDWGDKPMCMDSCLLEHCVSRGKELIQWDEKYPRKRISDTKVRGIGMAIAQQGSGLPKIDMASATLKLNTDGFFSLLIGATDLGTGSDTIMAQIAAETLGVDLDKIIVYSSDTDLTPFDSGAYASSTTYTTGNAVIESAEKMVDSIIEYGGKLFKVNKEYISFDGKRIKNRKNGEWISLEDFSKRIIYNELFTQLVTTGSFVPEKNVPPYMSGFAEVEVDLETGKVDVIHFVGVVDCGTPINPKLSTIQIEGGITTGIGLALYEEVKYSSSGKLITDTFMEYKLPTRKDIGKVTVELAKGHEKTGPYGAKSIGEVVVNPVAPAITDAIYNAVGVRIRDLPATPEKVFLDLKKDHKTGGF